In Synechococcus sp. KORDI-100, a single window of DNA contains:
- the murA gene encoding UDP-N-acetylglucosamine 1-carboxyvinyltransferase, translating into MTVAAASSQGILKPHLSIDGDSGLNGVLKVSGAKNSALVLMTASLLTEETVEISNIPNLTDIIGMQAILESLGVSVTRRGDRISLTAANLSSSQPPYELVNSLRASFFSIGPLLGRLGHARVPLPGGCRIGARPVVEHIRGLKSLGAVVNVDQGLVTASLPGGLRRLQGAEIVLDCPSVGATETILMATVLAEGTSIIENAAKEPEVQDLANLLNRMGAKISGAGNSTIKIEGVERLHGCQDYSVIPDRIEAGTFLMAAAITGSTLRVEPVVPEHLSSVLQKLRDCGCDLNIDSGGITITPGDLRAVDVTTQPFPGFPTDLQAPFMALMATAKGTSVISEKIYENRMQHVAELQRMGASIRLEGSTAIVEGVPSLCGAPVTGSDLRASAAMVLAGLGAQGNTKVCGLKHLDRGYDNIEAKLLGVGARIERQNG; encoded by the coding sequence ATGACGGTTGCGGCCGCTTCGTCTCAAGGGATTCTCAAGCCGCATCTTTCAATTGACGGAGACTCTGGCCTGAACGGTGTTCTCAAAGTCAGCGGAGCCAAGAATTCCGCCCTTGTCCTGATGACGGCGAGCCTCCTGACCGAGGAGACCGTGGAGATCAGCAATATCCCCAACCTCACGGACATCATCGGAATGCAGGCCATCCTGGAATCCCTGGGGGTGTCCGTGACACGGCGAGGCGACCGCATCAGCCTCACCGCCGCAAACCTGTCGTCGTCACAACCCCCTTACGAACTCGTCAACAGCCTGCGGGCCAGTTTTTTCAGCATCGGCCCCCTGCTCGGCCGTCTCGGCCATGCCCGCGTTCCGCTGCCCGGTGGCTGCCGGATCGGTGCCCGACCAGTCGTTGAACACATCCGTGGCCTCAAGTCGCTCGGAGCAGTCGTGAATGTGGATCAGGGCCTCGTCACAGCATCCCTCCCCGGTGGACTGCGTCGACTCCAGGGCGCTGAAATCGTGCTGGATTGCCCGAGCGTGGGTGCCACCGAAACGATTCTGATGGCGACCGTTCTGGCCGAAGGAACCAGCATCATTGAAAACGCCGCCAAGGAGCCGGAGGTTCAGGACCTCGCCAACCTGCTCAACCGGATGGGAGCAAAAATCTCCGGTGCCGGCAACTCCACCATCAAGATTGAGGGTGTTGAACGTCTTCACGGCTGCCAGGACTATTCCGTGATCCCTGATCGGATTGAGGCCGGAACCTTTCTGATGGCAGCTGCAATCACCGGGTCAACCTTGAGAGTTGAACCTGTCGTTCCGGAGCATCTCAGCTCCGTTTTGCAGAAACTGCGCGATTGCGGCTGCGATCTCAACATCGACAGTGGCGGCATCACCATCACTCCTGGAGACCTGCGAGCCGTCGATGTGACAACCCAACCCTTTCCTGGATTCCCGACCGATCTCCAGGCTCCCTTCATGGCTCTGATGGCCACAGCCAAGGGAACCAGCGTGATCAGCGAGAAGATCTACGAGAACCGCATGCAGCACGTGGCAGAGCTGCAACGGATGGGAGCGTCGATCCGCCTGGAAGGCAGCACCGCCATCGTCGAAGGGGTTCCCTCACTTTGTGGTGCGCCGGTCACTGGAAGCGATCTCAGAGCCTCAGCCGCCATGGTTCTGGCCGGCCTCGGGGCCCAGGGCAACACCAAGGTTTGTGGCCTCAAGCACCTCGATCGCGGTTACGACAACATCGAAGCCAAACTGCTCGGCGTCGGAGCCAGGATCGAGCGTCAGAACGGCTGA
- a CDS encoding aspartate aminotransferase family protein: MNTYNRFPLRLERGSGCWVWDQNGRRFLDAVAGIATCCLGHSDRAMRRALSRQLGRLQHVSNLYNIPEQEELANWIVQHSCGDSVFFCNSGAEANEAAIKLARKHGHLRRGIERPVILTAAASFHGRTLAAVTATGQPKYHRGFEPVVDGFDYFPYNDLAAFQSLLNEHESNGPAVAAVLIEPLQGEGGVNPGDRSFFKKLRRLCDANGILLILDEVQVGMGRTGSWWGYEQLGIEPDAFSLAKGLGGGHAVGALVVRGDADVFEPGDHASTFGGNPFACRAGLTVAREIERRNLLRNVQDRGTQLQEGLEVLVRRYPHLFLAVRGWGLLKGLVLRPECGVTAADLAATALEHQLLLVAAGPDVLRMVPPLIISAREVRLLLQRLDATCRTTSPT; encoded by the coding sequence ATGAACACCTACAACCGATTCCCGCTGAGGCTGGAACGCGGTTCAGGTTGCTGGGTTTGGGATCAGAACGGTCGTCGCTTTCTTGATGCGGTCGCAGGCATCGCAACCTGCTGCCTGGGTCACAGCGACCGTGCCATGCGCCGTGCCCTCAGTCGGCAGCTCGGACGTCTGCAACATGTTTCCAACCTCTACAACATTCCTGAGCAGGAGGAGCTCGCGAACTGGATCGTGCAGCACAGCTGCGGCGACAGTGTCTTCTTCTGCAACTCAGGGGCTGAGGCCAATGAAGCCGCCATCAAGCTGGCGCGCAAACACGGCCATCTCAGACGTGGCATTGAGCGCCCCGTCATCCTCACGGCTGCAGCCAGCTTTCATGGGCGCACCCTGGCGGCCGTCACGGCAACAGGGCAACCGAAATACCACCGCGGTTTCGAGCCCGTTGTCGATGGGTTCGACTATTTCCCTTACAACGACCTCGCTGCCTTCCAGTCCCTGCTGAACGAGCACGAATCCAACGGCCCAGCGGTTGCCGCCGTGCTGATCGAACCGCTTCAAGGCGAAGGTGGTGTGAATCCAGGCGACAGGAGTTTTTTCAAAAAGCTGCGTCGCCTCTGCGACGCCAACGGGATCCTGTTGATCCTTGATGAAGTCCAGGTCGGGATGGGAAGAACCGGATCTTGGTGGGGCTATGAGCAGCTGGGGATCGAACCGGATGCTTTTTCCCTGGCCAAGGGCCTCGGGGGCGGTCACGCCGTTGGGGCACTGGTTGTTCGCGGAGATGCCGACGTCTTTGAACCCGGTGATCACGCCAGCACGTTCGGAGGCAACCCATTCGCCTGCAGGGCCGGGCTGACGGTGGCTCGAGAGATCGAGCGGCGCAATCTGCTGCGCAATGTCCAGGACAGGGGGACACAGCTGCAGGAGGGATTGGAGGTCCTGGTCAGGCGCTACCCGCATCTGTTTCTCGCCGTCCGAGGCTGGGGACTGTTGAAGGGCCTGGTTCTCCGTCCCGAGTGCGGGGTCACCGCTGCCGACCTCGCTGCAACGGCCCTTGAGCATCAGCTTCTCCTGGTGGCAGCAGGGCCCGACGTGTTGCGCATGGTGCCTCCACTGATCATCAGCGCCCGCGAAGTCCGCTTGCTGCTGCAACGGCTGGACGCCACATGCAGGACGACTTCGCCGACCTGA
- a CDS encoding folylpolyglutamate synthase/dihydrofolate synthase family protein, producing the protein MQDDFADLIPRFDTRGMDLQLDRMQAALNALGGPCASVPAIQVAGTNGKGSIAAFLAAALKRAGITTGLTTSPHLVSWCERISIDGEQISELTLRKRLIELQSISKEHQLTPFEQLLAVAFVHFQANAVDLLVLEVGLGGRLDATTAHPDRPVIAMAAIGLDHCEHLGDTLTEISHEKGAVISPNATVISAPQHPEVRDVLERLCRERSAQLHWVDPLPQTWQLGLAGTIQRSNAAVALGALQALNARGWAIADTAIRSGFAETSWSGRLQTVRWRGLALRLDGAHNPAAAEQLARERLDWPAQELGVTWLLAIQAHKQAEAMLKALLQPLDQAWIIPVPGHRSWDVNALLQINPDWHSQLHQGEDADSALMQIEAQGGWSDPIPVVAGSLYLLGDLFRRNLVTAE; encoded by the coding sequence ATGCAGGACGACTTCGCCGACCTGATCCCGCGCTTCGACACGCGGGGCATGGATCTTCAACTGGATCGCATGCAGGCTGCCCTGAACGCACTGGGTGGTCCCTGCGCCTCGGTTCCAGCTATCCAGGTGGCGGGTACAAACGGGAAGGGGTCCATCGCCGCCTTTCTGGCGGCTGCTCTGAAGCGGGCTGGGATCACAACAGGCCTGACCACCTCCCCCCATCTGGTGAGCTGGTGTGAACGCATCAGCATCGACGGCGAACAGATTTCCGAGCTCACCCTTCGCAAGCGGCTGATCGAGCTGCAATCGATCAGCAAGGAGCACCAGCTGACTCCGTTTGAACAACTCCTGGCCGTGGCATTCGTTCACTTTCAAGCCAATGCAGTGGACTTGCTGGTGCTGGAAGTGGGGCTAGGGGGACGCCTCGATGCCACCACTGCCCATCCCGATCGGCCTGTGATCGCGATGGCGGCGATCGGCCTGGACCACTGCGAACACCTTGGAGACACCCTGACGGAGATCAGCCACGAGAAAGGGGCAGTGATCAGCCCGAACGCAACGGTGATCAGCGCTCCACAGCATCCGGAGGTCAGGGATGTTCTCGAACGCCTCTGCAGGGAGCGATCAGCACAACTGCATTGGGTGGATCCACTGCCGCAGACGTGGCAGCTGGGTCTGGCTGGCACGATCCAGCGCAGCAATGCCGCTGTGGCCCTCGGAGCCCTCCAGGCACTGAACGCCCGTGGCTGGGCCATAGCGGACACAGCCATTCGCTCGGGGTTTGCTGAAACCAGCTGGAGCGGCCGCCTGCAAACGGTCCGATGGCGAGGCCTGGCGCTGCGGCTCGATGGAGCTCACAATCCGGCGGCGGCAGAACAACTCGCCCGAGAGCGATTGGATTGGCCTGCGCAGGAGCTCGGGGTGACCTGGCTGCTGGCCATTCAGGCTCACAAACAGGCCGAGGCGATGCTGAAGGCCTTACTGCAGCCGCTTGACCAGGCCTGGATCATTCCTGTGCCAGGACATCGCAGCTGGGACGTGAACGCTCTGCTGCAGATCAATCCCGACTGGCACAGTCAGCTTCATCAGGGAGAGGACGCTGACTCGGCACTGATGCAGATCGAAGCTCAGGGGGGCTGGAGCGATCCGATACCGGTGGTGGCCGGCTCGCTCTATCTGCTGGGAGATCTGTTTCGCCGGAACCTGGTGACGGCAGAGTGA
- a CDS encoding pentapeptide repeat-containing protein, with protein MGPQIVSLLIGAVLIVISPVQALDTSAGVGLQDRALFQETVDYTLTNQSGGDFHNQNLANTSFAGAVGRNADFRGANLHGAILTQGAFAEADFRGADLSDALMDRADFVGTDLRDAVLTGIIASGSSFTDARIDGADFSDALLDRDDQRRLCRDAEGINPSTGVSTRDSLGC; from the coding sequence ATGGGACCCCAGATCGTTTCCCTTCTGATCGGAGCTGTCCTGATCGTGATCAGCCCGGTCCAGGCTCTCGACACCTCCGCCGGTGTTGGTCTGCAGGATCGCGCCCTGTTTCAGGAAACCGTCGATTACACGCTCACCAACCAGAGCGGTGGGGACTTCCACAATCAAAACCTGGCCAACACCTCCTTCGCCGGGGCTGTTGGACGCAACGCCGACTTCCGCGGCGCCAATCTGCACGGTGCGATCCTCACGCAGGGTGCCTTCGCAGAGGCGGATTTCCGTGGTGCTGATCTCTCCGATGCCCTGATGGATCGCGCCGATTTCGTCGGCACCGATCTACGCGATGCCGTTCTCACCGGAATCATCGCCTCGGGCAGCAGTTTCACCGATGCCCGCATTGATGGTGCGGATTTCAGTGATGCTCTCCTGGATCGGGACGACCAACGACGTCTCTGCCGTGACGCAGAAGGCATCAACCCGTCCACCGGTGTCTCCACGCGAGACAGCCTGGGCTGCTGA
- a CDS encoding FAD-binding oxidoreductase codes for MSLVSDTIKSLRRTLLVDEGLEFLEDPSDLRRLSRDCFDYSPVLQDQLAGCCADLVVRPRDVAAVERLAAACSRHQVPLTVRGAGTGNYGQCVPLEGGVVMLTAELQTIRNLDPISGVVTVEPGCAMRDLDQWLRRHGRQLRLLPSTWRSASIGGFVSGGSGGIGSIRWGFLRDPGHLLGLEVVTMENRPQRLTLPAHQAEALNHAYGTNGIITALQLATAPAVDWHQLAIDCKTWDDAVALMLACGRSAISLHLVTLLEQPLLQHLPKWSGPAGAGHRLLLLVSPDGVSSVQRLADAHAAELRDLGPEDLNGGNGLRELTWNHTTLHLRSADPSWTYLQMLLPQPELVAMARLRQRWGDALLWHLEAVRQQGSVRLAALPLVRWSDPQRLEQLMNDCRDAGAVLFNPHVLTVEDGGLGVVDADQVAAKQRFDPAGLLNPGKLRGWAERS; via the coding sequence ATGAGCCTCGTGTCCGACACGATCAAGTCCCTGAGGAGAACCCTGCTCGTTGATGAGGGACTTGAGTTCCTGGAGGACCCCTCCGACCTCAGGCGTCTGTCACGCGACTGCTTTGATTACTCACCGGTGCTGCAGGATCAGCTCGCTGGCTGTTGTGCCGACCTTGTGGTCCGGCCCCGTGATGTTGCCGCCGTGGAGCGGCTGGCTGCCGCTTGCTCAAGGCATCAGGTGCCTCTGACTGTGCGCGGCGCGGGGACAGGCAATTACGGCCAGTGCGTTCCCCTCGAGGGGGGCGTGGTGATGCTGACGGCAGAGCTGCAGACGATTCGAAACCTCGATCCGATCAGTGGGGTCGTGACGGTGGAACCCGGATGTGCAATGCGGGATCTCGACCAGTGGTTACGGCGTCATGGACGCCAGCTTCGCTTGCTGCCCAGCACCTGGCGCAGCGCCAGCATCGGCGGTTTTGTGTCCGGTGGCTCAGGCGGCATCGGCTCGATCCGCTGGGGATTCCTGCGCGACCCAGGGCATTTGCTCGGTCTTGAGGTGGTGACGATGGAGAACCGGCCCCAGCGCCTGACGCTGCCGGCCCATCAGGCGGAGGCCCTGAATCATGCCTACGGCACCAACGGCATCATCACGGCTCTGCAGCTCGCAACGGCTCCCGCCGTGGACTGGCACCAACTGGCGATCGATTGCAAAACCTGGGACGACGCCGTCGCCTTGATGCTGGCCTGCGGACGATCCGCCATCTCTCTCCATCTCGTCACCCTGCTGGAGCAGCCGCTTTTGCAGCATTTGCCGAAATGGAGCGGTCCGGCCGGAGCAGGGCACCGGTTGCTCCTGCTGGTGTCTCCGGATGGTGTGAGCAGCGTGCAGCGTCTCGCTGATGCCCATGCCGCTGAGCTTCGGGATCTTGGCCCCGAAGATCTCAATGGCGGCAATGGATTGCGGGAGTTGACCTGGAATCACACCACCCTGCATCTGCGCTCCGCTGACCCCAGCTGGACGTATCTGCAGATGCTGTTGCCCCAGCCGGAGTTGGTCGCCATGGCCAGGTTGCGGCAGCGCTGGGGCGACGCGTTGCTGTGGCACCTCGAAGCGGTGCGGCAACAGGGCAGTGTGCGCCTTGCGGCCTTGCCTCTCGTGCGCTGGTCAGATCCCCAGCGCCTTGAGCAACTGATGAACGACTGCCGTGATGCCGGTGCCGTTCTGTTCAATCCCCATGTGCTGACCGTTGAAGACGGTGGTTTGGGGGTGGTCGACGCCGATCAGGTGGCTGCCAAGCAACGGTTTGACCCTGCTGGTCTGCTCAACCCTGGAAAGCTTCGCGGCTGGGCGGAGCGCTCCTGA
- a CDS encoding amidohydrolase family protein yields the protein MSAAEGILEAWMPRSLLEPQSGHMIPVAGSDGLSAVRLQWSDGRLRAPAPLPHPPAGLPLVLPRLADPHVHLDKAFTWAEHPNPAGTYGGAMAANLVEHISRTRELVLKRGERALQLACGHGLRALRSHIDSLGPGAEGSWQALLELRARWRDRIELQLVALVPIEHWSTSAGQTLAREVAAASGQLGGVVVPPFDGFRVREALRAQIRLAQELGCGIDLHIDESDAHPAAGLKQLLAVVEQEGASVPITCSHLSSLGLAPRRVRQRLCERMARQHIKAVALPLTNAWLLGRQPGDTPVTRPLAPIRRLQRAGVCVAVGADNVADPWFPAGSFDPLALMASSLTLAQLAPWQRLGLMPFTTAAAALMDLDWDGVVAEGAPADLIVLDVSSWSEALMRPPERRILIGGRWWSSTTR from the coding sequence GTGAGTGCTGCTGAAGGCATCCTTGAAGCCTGGATGCCGCGGAGTCTGCTCGAGCCGCAATCGGGTCACATGATTCCCGTGGCCGGATCCGATGGGCTGAGTGCGGTCCGACTGCAGTGGAGCGATGGCCGCCTGAGAGCGCCTGCCCCCTTGCCTCATCCCCCGGCCGGTTTGCCTCTTGTTCTGCCCAGGCTGGCGGATCCCCATGTCCATCTTGATAAGGCTTTCACCTGGGCGGAGCACCCCAATCCGGCCGGCACCTACGGCGGAGCGATGGCCGCCAATCTCGTGGAGCACATCTCGCGGACCCGGGAGCTTGTTCTGAAGCGAGGCGAGCGGGCCCTGCAGCTGGCCTGCGGCCATGGACTGCGCGCCCTGCGAAGCCATATCGACAGCCTCGGGCCTGGAGCGGAGGGGAGCTGGCAGGCCTTGCTCGAGTTGCGTGCCCGTTGGCGCGACAGGATCGAGCTGCAGCTCGTTGCCCTCGTTCCGATCGAGCACTGGTCGACGTCAGCGGGACAGACCCTGGCCCGGGAGGTCGCCGCGGCGAGTGGTCAGCTCGGCGGTGTTGTCGTGCCGCCCTTCGATGGATTTCGCGTCAGGGAGGCCCTGAGAGCCCAGATTCGCCTGGCTCAGGAGCTTGGCTGTGGGATCGACCTTCACATCGATGAGAGCGATGCCCATCCGGCCGCGGGCCTGAAGCAACTGCTGGCCGTGGTGGAGCAGGAGGGAGCGTCGGTCCCGATCACCTGCAGCCATCTCAGCAGTCTTGGGCTGGCCCCCCGCCGCGTCCGCCAACGCCTCTGTGAACGGATGGCTCGGCAGCACATCAAGGCGGTTGCCCTGCCCCTGACCAACGCCTGGCTACTTGGCCGTCAGCCGGGCGACACACCGGTCACCCGGCCGCTCGCTCCGATCCGGCGCCTGCAGCGTGCCGGCGTCTGCGTGGCTGTGGGAGCCGACAACGTTGCTGATCCCTGGTTTCCAGCGGGCAGCTTTGATCCACTTGCCTTGATGGCGAGCAGTTTGACCCTGGCGCAGCTGGCTCCCTGGCAACGGCTTGGTCTGATGCCGTTCACCACGGCCGCTGCAGCGCTGATGGATCTCGACTGGGACGGGGTGGTCGCTGAAGGCGCTCCAGCCGATCTGATCGTGCTGGACGTCAGCAGCTGGTCGGAGGCGTTGATGCGTCCTCCAGAGCGCCGCATCCTGATCGGCGGGCGCTGGTGGTCGTCGACAACCCGTTAG
- a CDS encoding DUF4359 domain-containing protein, whose amino-acid sequence MPPSVHQRRIPFAALSALGVGAACAAALAWTNPSSEDYQDHASEQLVEFATRELCGENGLPMLLKLWIRNCPDLIASQKQLLADLSGRFTTRWNFAIGSVYITKIGGQEVLPGLRLPKAEVITLAVAGRFLPLRTETFTGGSE is encoded by the coding sequence GTGCCGCCTTCTGTTCATCAACGGCGGATCCCGTTTGCAGCACTGTCAGCCCTCGGTGTCGGTGCCGCCTGCGCTGCCGCTCTGGCCTGGACCAATCCCTCCAGCGAGGACTACCAGGACCATGCGAGCGAGCAGTTGGTGGAGTTCGCCACCCGCGAGCTCTGCGGCGAGAACGGACTTCCGATGCTTCTGAAGTTGTGGATCCGCAACTGTCCTGATCTCATCGCCTCCCAGAAACAGCTCCTGGCGGATCTGTCCGGGCGTTTCACCACCCGCTGGAACTTCGCCATCGGCAGTGTGTACATCACCAAAATCGGCGGGCAGGAAGTGTTGCCTGGCCTTCGCCTTCCCAAAGCTGAAGTGATCACCCTCGCAGTCGCCGGTCGATTTCTACCGTTGCGAACCGAGACCTTTACCGGTGGAAGCGAGTGA
- a CDS encoding DUF1611 domain-containing protein: MLSASDRVVLLQHDGLRSLTGKTGLAMLRHRPGPIVAVVDPSQAGGSLPAITGIEREVPVVGTVEEALPLDPEVAVIGLAPSGGRLPDPVRRDVLVALQRGLNLASGLHTRLSDDAELQAACRDDRWIWDLRQEPEQLQVAQARAAALSCHRLLAVGTDMAVGKMSACLELLKAARQRSLPCQFVGTGQAGILIEGGGVALDAVRVDYAAGAVEAAVMSAASTLPADGLVFVEGQGSLCHPGSSATLPLLRGAQPTALLLVHRARQSTIERLTAIPLPPLSELVALTEGLARLAQPAGTVPPQVCGVALNTARLDATAARSAVEALSDELSLPCTDPVRWGADPLLEAMLRSRMK; encoded by the coding sequence ATGCTGTCGGCCAGTGATCGTGTTGTGCTGCTTCAGCACGACGGCCTCAGGAGCCTCACCGGCAAGACGGGCCTGGCGATGCTTCGCCATCGTCCAGGTCCGATCGTGGCGGTGGTGGATCCCTCCCAGGCCGGCGGTTCGCTGCCAGCCATCACAGGGATTGAACGCGAGGTGCCCGTCGTGGGCACCGTTGAAGAGGCTCTTCCCCTGGACCCTGAGGTGGCTGTGATCGGTCTGGCGCCATCGGGAGGTCGACTGCCCGACCCCGTTCGACGTGATGTCCTGGTGGCTCTTCAACGCGGACTCAACCTTGCCAGCGGCCTCCATACTCGTCTCTCCGATGACGCCGAGCTTCAGGCCGCCTGTCGGGATGATCGCTGGATCTGGGATCTGCGCCAAGAGCCCGAGCAGCTTCAGGTGGCCCAGGCCAGGGCAGCGGCGTTGTCCTGTCATCGCTTGCTGGCGGTTGGCACGGACATGGCCGTCGGCAAGATGAGTGCTTGCCTCGAGTTGCTGAAAGCGGCCAGGCAACGGTCACTGCCCTGTCAATTCGTTGGCACCGGTCAGGCCGGCATCCTGATCGAGGGAGGCGGTGTCGCTCTCGATGCCGTGCGCGTGGATTACGCCGCAGGTGCCGTTGAAGCGGCTGTGATGTCCGCGGCTTCGACACTGCCGGCCGATGGCTTGGTGTTCGTTGAGGGTCAGGGGTCTCTCTGCCATCCAGGCTCCAGCGCAACCTTGCCGTTGCTGCGTGGCGCTCAGCCCACGGCGCTGTTACTGGTGCATCGGGCCAGGCAGAGCACGATCGAGCGGCTGACAGCCATTCCCCTGCCTCCGTTGTCCGAGCTGGTGGCGCTGACGGAGGGCCTAGCACGGCTGGCGCAACCGGCTGGCACCGTGCCGCCCCAGGTGTGCGGGGTCGCCCTCAATACCGCTCGTTTGGACGCAACCGCTGCACGCAGCGCTGTGGAGGCTCTGAGCGATGAGTTGTCACTCCCCTGCACGGATCCCGTTCGATGGGGTGCAGACCCTCTGCTCGAGGCCATGCTGCGATCCCGGATGAAATAG
- a CDS encoding enolase C-terminal domain-like protein — MAWALRRFSLTKAVPLAISRGTTASVERLELTLVRDGLTGRGETGGFETGHRGFSTDAVERELQAVLAELEALNPEHPDAFEPLLTSLSPPAACAVDLAVLDWYGRRLQQPFWRLQGLVGDHAVATSVTLGLGSVSDVVRRLHRWWDQLPATRVKLKLGSPDGLDHDQALLAAVAEALDQRGNAIGTGLELQVDANGGWSQDQTKSMFGSLVGHGVVLLEQPLAPHPDPDLDTAGFAALKPNCPIPLVADESCWDLRDLLRLAPHVDGVNLKLLKTGGLSPALLMARVSRQLGLSLMVGCYSDSRLLNGSAAQLLSLIRWPDLDSHLNLIDDPFEGLPLVGDVLKPSSGHGLGITRAEVA, encoded by the coding sequence ATGGCATGGGCCCTGCGACGGTTTTCGCTCACCAAGGCGGTCCCGCTGGCCATCAGTCGTGGAACGACCGCCTCAGTGGAACGTCTCGAGCTGACTTTGGTCCGGGATGGCCTGACAGGTCGCGGCGAGACCGGAGGATTTGAGACGGGCCATCGCGGCTTCAGCACCGACGCGGTGGAGCGTGAGCTGCAGGCGGTGCTGGCCGAGCTGGAGGCGCTCAATCCTGAACATCCCGATGCCTTCGAACCGCTGCTGACGTCTCTCAGTCCGCCGGCGGCCTGTGCCGTCGATCTGGCGGTGCTGGATTGGTACGGTCGCCGACTGCAGCAGCCGTTCTGGCGACTGCAGGGCTTGGTTGGTGATCACGCCGTGGCCACCAGCGTCACCCTGGGACTCGGCTCCGTGAGCGATGTGGTCCGGCGGTTGCATCGTTGGTGGGACCAGCTGCCCGCCACGCGCGTGAAGCTGAAGCTGGGCAGCCCGGATGGGCTCGATCATGACCAGGCACTCCTGGCAGCAGTGGCAGAGGCCCTTGACCAACGCGGCAACGCCATCGGCACAGGCCTGGAACTGCAGGTGGATGCGAATGGGGGCTGGAGTCAGGATCAGACCAAGTCCATGTTTGGCTCGCTCGTCGGCCATGGCGTGGTCCTGCTCGAGCAGCCCCTGGCTCCCCATCCTGATCCTGATCTGGACACGGCCGGTTTCGCAGCCTTGAAGCCGAACTGTCCCATTCCCCTGGTTGCGGACGAGAGCTGCTGGGATTTGCGGGATCTGCTTCGCCTGGCACCACATGTGGATGGGGTGAATCTCAAGCTTCTGAAAACGGGTGGCTTGTCACCGGCGTTGCTGATGGCCCGCGTGTCGCGGCAGCTCGGCCTCTCCCTGATGGTGGGGTGCTACTCCGACAGTCGGCTGTTGAACGGCTCGGCGGCCCAGCTGCTGTCCCTGATCCGTTGGCCGGATCTCGACAGCCATCTCAACCTCATCGATGATCCTTTTGAGGGACTGCCTCTGGTGGGTGATGTTCTGAAGCCTTCCAGTGGTCATGGACTGGGGATCACACGAGCGGAGGTCGCCTGA